AATGTTGAAGTTAAATTAGAAAATAATCATATTAGTATCAAAGGTAATTTAGGTGAATTAGAATATACATTTTCACCATTAATACAAGTATCTATTGAAAATAATCAAATCAAAACTCTAAGAACAAATGAAGACAAAACTACAAAACAATTACATGGAACAACAAACGCAGTTATTAGCAATATGTTAGTAGGTGTTTCAGAAGGTTACAAAAAAGAAATCGAAATTAAAGGGGTTGGTTATAAAGCAACTCTTAAGGGAAATGAAATTGAAGTTATTGCTGGTTATTCGCACCCTGTAGTGCTTTCAGTTCCTTCAAATTTAAAAATTGAAGTTGTTAAGCCCACAAATATTGTTATTTCTGGAATTGATAAACAAGCAGTTGGTGAATTTGCTGCTAATATTAGAGATATTAGAAGACCAAGTCCATATTCTGGAAAAGGAATTATGTACAAAGGTGAAGTTATTAGAAGAAAAGAAGGGAAAACTGCTGCTAAATAGTAGTTATAGGAAATTATTATGTTATCAAGAAATTTAAAGCGTAAAGCAAAACATTTAAAAATAACTAACAAGTTAGCAAAGGGTACAGAAACAAGACCACGTGTAGTAGTTTTTAAATCATTACACCATTTTTATGCCCAAGCAGTTAACGACTTATCTCACACAACATTAGCTTCATCATCAACTAGAGAATTAACAAATAAAGGAAATAATATTGAAACTGTTAAACTTGTTGCTAAACAATTTGCTGCCAAATTAAAAGCGGTAAATATAGAAACAATAGTTTTTGACCGTTCTGGTTATATTTACCACGGTAAATTAGCTGCTTTTTGTGATATATTAAGAGAAGAAGGGATTAAATTCTAATGACAGAAGAAACAAAAAAAACAGTAGAACAAGGCGCAACAACAACCAAAGTTATAGCTCCTGCTAATAAAGGAACAAAATCACCTTTATCATCAGAAAAGCGTGTAAATCGTGGTGAAAGAAAACCAAAACAATTTTCTGAACGTAAAGCTCAAATTCAACAACCAAAATTATATGAAGAAAAAGTTATTGATATTGCTAGAGTAACAACAGTAGTTAAGGGTGGACGTAGATTTTCATTCTCAGCTTATGTAGTAGTTGGTGATAAAAAAGGTAAAGTTGGATTTGGACACGGAAAAGCAAATGAAGTTCAAGATGCGATTAAAAAAGCTGTTAAAGATGCACAAAAACACATTTTTGTTGTTCCAATTGTAGAAGGAACTATTCCACATGAAATTTCAGAAAAATTCTTAGCTTCAAAAATTCAATTACGTCCTGCTCCTAAAGGTGCTGGAATTATTGCATCAAACACTGTACGTGCAGTAGTTGAATTAGCTGGTTATACCGATATTTCAACAAAAACTTATGGTTCAAGAACCAAACAAAACATTGTTCAAGCTGCTATTAAAGCCCTTAAAAAAGTTAGAACAGTTGAAGATATTGCAAAATTACGTGATATCGATGTTAAATATTTACTATCTAAATAAATTTAAGGAGAAATTATGCAATTAAATAATTTGAAACCTACTCCAGGATCACGTCCTAAAAAACATCGTGTTGGTCGTGGGCATGCAGCTGGAAAAGGTAAACAAGCTGGACGTGGCCAAAGTGGTCAAACCAAAAGAAGTACAGTAAGAATGGGATTTGAAGGTGGACAATTACCACTATTTAGAAGAATTCCAAAACGTGGTTTTAATAATGTAAATCATGTTGAATATCAAATTGTAAACTTAAGAGATCTTGAAAGAGTTTACAATGACAATGAAATTGTTTCATATGAAACCTTATTTGAGAAAAAATTAATAAAAGGTTCATTACCAGTTAAAATATTAGGTAATGGAAAATTAACTAAAAAGTTAGTTGTTCAAATATTTTCTCTTTCAAAATCTGCTCGTGAAGCAGTAGAAAATGCTGGGGGCAAAATCGAGGTTAAATAATGGCAAGAAAAAAACAGTTAGAAAAGCTAGTTGATGATGAAAAAATCGAACGTAAATTAGCGATCGATAAATTTTTCACCGAAAAAAAGAACACGTGATCAGAATGATGAAAAAATCATGATTTATTCAAAAAAATTCTATTCACTTTATCTATAATTACGCTTTTTCTAGCAATAGGAACCATTACGATTCCCGGTGTAAATATTTCCAATGCAGATCGTCTTAACCAAGGCGATTTCTTCGGAATTTTAAATCTTGTAGGTGGCGGTGGATTAAGAAGATTTTCAATCGTCGCATTAGGAATAGGACCATTTATTTCATCAAGTTTAGTCTTAATGATATTACAAACAAAGGCCTTTCCTGCGATTCATCGGTTAAGCCAATCAGGACCACAAGGGCGAATTAAAATTAATTTTATTACTTATGGAATAACATTTGTGTTTGCTATTTTCCAAGCGATTTTTATTACAAGAGCGCTTAATAATACACAAGGACAGGGGTTCGGAATTACTTTTGAGCCTAGACTAGTAGCTCTTTTAGGGCCGAATGGAATGATTGCTTATCAATATTTCATTCTACCAATGATATTAGTGGCTGGAGCTTTCTTTTCACTATTTCTAAGTGAACAAATTACTAATAAAGGAGTAGGAAACGGAACAAGTATCATGATTTTTATTGGAATTGCCAATAATTTAATTCCGACATTTAGACATGCTTTTGAATTTTATGTTCCTTCAACTAAACAAAATAATTTAGTCTTAAAAGAAATAATAAATTATTGTGTTTA
The sequence above is a segment of the [Mycoplasma] phocae genome. Coding sequences within it:
- the rplF gene encoding 50S ribosomal protein L6, which codes for MSRIGKRILEIPKNVEVKLENNHISIKGNLGELEYTFSPLIQVSIENNQIKTLRTNEDKTTKQLHGTTNAVISNMLVGVSEGYKKEIEIKGVGYKATLKGNEIEVIAGYSHPVVLSVPSNLKIEVVKPTNIVISGIDKQAVGEFAANIRDIRRPSPYSGKGIMYKGEVIRRKEGKTAAK
- the rplR gene encoding 50S ribosomal protein L18 translates to MLSRNLKRKAKHLKITNKLAKGTETRPRVVVFKSLHHFYAQAVNDLSHTTLASSSTRELTNKGNNIETVKLVAKQFAAKLKAVNIETIVFDRSGYIYHGKLAAFCDILREEGIKF
- the rpsE gene encoding 30S ribosomal protein S5; the encoded protein is MTEETKKTVEQGATTTKVIAPANKGTKSPLSSEKRVNRGERKPKQFSERKAQIQQPKLYEEKVIDIARVTTVVKGGRRFSFSAYVVVGDKKGKVGFGHGKANEVQDAIKKAVKDAQKHIFVVPIVEGTIPHEISEKFLASKIQLRPAPKGAGIIASNTVRAVVELAGYTDISTKTYGSRTKQNIVQAAIKALKKVRTVEDIAKLRDIDVKYLLSK
- the rplO gene encoding 50S ribosomal protein L15, whose product is MQLNNLKPTPGSRPKKHRVGRGHAAGKGKQAGRGQSGQTKRSTVRMGFEGGQLPLFRRIPKRGFNNVNHVEYQIVNLRDLERVYNDNEIVSYETLFEKKLIKGSLPVKILGNGKLTKKLVVQIFSLSKSAREAVENAGGKIEVK
- the secY gene encoding preprotein translocase subunit SecY, with protein sequence MARKKQLEKLVDDEKIERKLAIDKFFTEKKNTWSEWWKNHDLFKKILFTLSIITLFLAIGTITIPGVNISNADRLNQGDFFGILNLVGGGGLRRFSIVALGIGPFISSSLVLMILQTKAFPAIHRLSQSGPQGRIKINFITYGITFVFAIFQAIFITRALNNTQGQGFGITFEPRLVALLGPNGMIAYQYFILPMILVAGAFFSLFLSEQITNKGVGNGTSIMIFIGIANNLIPTFRHAFEFYVPSTKQNNLVLKEIINYCVYLLSYLLIIFIIVIFTIAERRIPIQQVGAGLSKNEKELSFLPIKSNPAGIMSVIFSMMILSVPMLIANLFNPNTSRYYQWVNNNLQLTQPLGFFLFVLLTFGLTILMGIQQSRIDKISEDFAKSSSFIPGVRPGEQTETYLLNIVLRLSFFSTGYLIVLGALQFIQQMFGMPAAIAFGGTSIMILVSTAYETVQQIKARYKSQELARKRRQIRELKEVYGEEEEDLIW